CCGCCAGGCCGGCCTCGAGCAAGCCCGGCTACACCGGCTTGCCACCCACCGCCAAGAACGACAGACTCAACCCACCCAGAACCCCGACGATGTTGGCTAATCCAACGCCAAAGTGCGTCACGAAGTCAGAAACACGTCACGGTGGCCCGGCCGACGTCGGGGAGTGAGGGTCAATTGACGCAGTGTTGACTGCCCCATGTCGGTATGCAACTCTGCGGACAATGACGGGGGTGCCGAGGAGGCACGCATGGGTTCTCGCCGGACATCGACTTCCTCCGCCTCGGCACGCGCCGCCGTCGCGTGCCTCGCAGCGAGCGGACTCGTCCTGGTCTCGTGTACGACGGGCGGCAACGACCCGTCCGCCTCGGCCGACCGCACGTTCGACATCGGCATCGGCGTCGACCTCGACACGGTCGATCCCGCACAGATGACCACGACCACCGTGCAGAACGTCGTCGACTACGGGGTCGAGACCCTCACCAAGCTCGACAAGGACGGCAAGGTGCAGCCCGGCCTCGCGACGTCGTGGAAGACGTCCGGCGACGGCAAGGTGCTCACGCTGACCCTGCGCGACGGCGTCACGTTCCACGACGGCACCGACTTCGACGCCGAGGCGGTGAAGTTCAACCTCGACCGCATCCTCGACCAGAAGGTCAAGGTCCCGATCCGGGGGGTCTACGAGGTCATCTCGAAGGTCACCGCGACCGACGCCACCACGGTGCGGCTCGACCTCGATCACCCCGACCCGAACCTCATCAACAACCTGAGCACGACCATCTCCGGGATCCTGTCCCCCGACTCGACGAAGAAGGACGGCAACAGCTACACCAACATCGTGAAACCGGTCGGCACGGGTCCGTACACGTTCGTCGACCTGAAGAAGGGCGACCAGGCCGTGTTCAAGAAGTACGCGGACTACTGGGGGAAGAAGCCGTACTACGACCGCGTCGTCTTCCACATCGTGCCCGAGGGCAACTCGCGCGAGGCCATCCTCAGGTCCGGCCAGGCGGACATGATCATGAACCCGCCGGTCTCCGACCTCGAGGCGCTGGACAAGGACGCCAGCATCGACATCCTGAAGGCGCCGAGCGACCGGGCCGTCTTCATCGCCTTCAACAACTCCAAGCCGCCGTTCGACGACAAGTTGGTGCGGCAGGCGCTCAACTACGCCGTCGACAAGAAGAACATCGCCGACAAGGTCCTGTTCGGCGCCGTCGACACGATGGACTCCCCGCTGGCGGCGAGCCTCAACGGCTACTGCGAGGTCGGCGACTACGCGTTCGACCAGAAGAAGGCGAAGCAGCTGCTCGCCGACGCCGGCGTCGACAAGCTGACCGTCACGTTCGGCACCCCCACGGGCCGCTACCTCCAGGACAAGCAGGCCGCGCAGGCGATCGCGGCGAACCTGAAGGACGTCGGCGTCACGGCGAAGGTGCGGACCATGGACTGGCCGTCGTACCAGGCCGCCACGGCGGAGCCGAAGGCGCAGCAGCAGTTCGACCTGCACCTCCTCGGCTGGGCGCCGGGCTCGCTCGACGCGCCGACCCAGTTCCAGATGTTCCAGCGCTCGCAGTGGCCGCCGAACGGCCTCGCGACCTCCTTCTACACCAACCCCAAGGTGGAGACCCTCATCGCCAAGGGCAACAGGGAGCTCGACACCGAGAAGCGCAACACGATGTACTGCGACGCGCAGAAGCTCATCTGGGACGACGCTCCGTGGCTGTTCCTGTGGAGCCAGACGCTCGTCCTCGCCCATTCGAGCGACGTCACCGGCATCTCCTACATCCCCAACGAGAAGTTCGACACCATCTACGCCAAGCCGGCCAAGTAGGGCATCCGACCATGTCCCGTGCCGACCTGAGCGGATGACACGTTGCGTGGCTTCTGGGTCTACCTGGCGAGGCGGCTCGCAGCGTCGGTCGTGACGCTCCTGGGTGTCGGTCTGGTGCTGGTCGCGCTCGTCCAGGTCCTGCCGGGCGACCCGGCGCGGGTGATCGCGGGCATGCAGGCCAGCAACGACGAGGTCCTGCGGATCCGGCAGATGATGGGGCTGGACGAACCCGTCCTCGTCCAGTACCTCCGGTTCCTGGAGCACCTGGTCCACGGCAACCTCGGCGTCTCGGCGCGGACCGGCAACCCGGTGACGGCCGAGATCTGGGCGCGGCTGCCGTTCACGCTGGAGCTCGCGATCCTCGGCACCCTGTTCGGCGTGGTCGCGGGCGTCCTGCTCGGCGTCGTCGCCGCGACGCACCGCGAGGGCTGGCTCGACAGCCTGGTCTCCGCGGTGGGCGTGATGGGCATCTCCATGCCGGTGTACTGGCTCGGCATCCTGCTCATCATGCTGTTCGCGGTGAACCTCAAGGTCCTCCCCGCGTCGGGGGCGGCGACGCTGTCCAGCCTGGTCCTGCCGTCGCTGACGCTCGGCGTGTTCTCCATGGCGATCGTGTCGCGCATGACGCGGTCGAACATGCTCGACGTCCTCGGCAGGGACTACATCCGCACGGTGCGGGCGAAGGGGCTCGTGGAGCGGATCGTGGTGTACAAGCACGCGCTGCGCAACGCCTTCGTGCCGATCCTGACGGTCATCGGCCTGCAGTTCGGATCCCTGCTCGGCGGCGCGGTCCTCACCGAGTCGGTCTTCGCCTGGCCGGGACTCGGGCGCCTGCTCATCGACTCGATCAACTCGCGCGACTTCCCCATGGTGCAGGGGATCGTGTTCACGTTCGCCGCGATGTTCATCGTCGTCAACATCATCACCGACCTCCTCTACACGGTCGTCGACCCGCGGGTGCGGCTCTATGGCTGACCAGGTGGTCGAGCAGCAGCCCGCGGAGGACGTGGCGCCGGGCGCGCGACCCTCGCTGGGAGCGCTGCGCGCGCTCACGCGCAACCGGGCGGCGCTCGCCGGTGTCGCGATCCTCGTCGTGTTCGCCGTGCTCGCCGTCACGGCGCCGCTGCTGACGCCGTACGACCCGACGAGGCAGGTGCTGGCGTCGGCGTTCCAGGGCCCGTCGTGGAGCCATCCGCTGGGGACGGACGGCCTCGGGCGCGACATCCTCGCCCGGATCATGTACGGCGGGCGCTACACCCTGATGATCGGCGTGCTGTCGGTGTCGATCGCGACGGGCGTCGGCGTGCCGCTCGGGCTG
This DNA window, taken from Streptosporangiales bacterium, encodes the following:
- a CDS encoding ABC transporter permease subunit: MRGFWVYLARRLAASVVTLLGVGLVLVALVQVLPGDPARVIAGMQASNDEVLRIRQMMGLDEPVLVQYLRFLEHLVHGNLGVSARTGNPVTAEIWARLPFTLELAILGTLFGVVAGVLLGVVAATHREGWLDSLVSAVGVMGISMPVYWLGILLIMLFAVNLKVLPASGAATLSSLVLPSLTLGVFSMAIVSRMTRSNMLDVLGRDYIRTVRAKGLVERIVVYKHALRNAFVPILTVIGLQFGSLLGGAVLTESVFAWPGLGRLLIDSINSRDFPMVQGIVFTFAAMFIVVNIITDLLYTVVDPRVRLYG
- a CDS encoding ABC transporter substrate-binding protein, whose product is MGSRRTSTSSASARAAVACLAASGLVLVSCTTGGNDPSASADRTFDIGIGVDLDTVDPAQMTTTTVQNVVDYGVETLTKLDKDGKVQPGLATSWKTSGDGKVLTLTLRDGVTFHDGTDFDAEAVKFNLDRILDQKVKVPIRGVYEVISKVTATDATTVRLDLDHPDPNLINNLSTTISGILSPDSTKKDGNSYTNIVKPVGTGPYTFVDLKKGDQAVFKKYADYWGKKPYYDRVVFHIVPEGNSREAILRSGQADMIMNPPVSDLEALDKDASIDILKAPSDRAVFIAFNNSKPPFDDKLVRQALNYAVDKKNIADKVLFGAVDTMDSPLAASLNGYCEVGDYAFDQKKAKQLLADAGVDKLTVTFGTPTGRYLQDKQAAQAIAANLKDVGVTAKVRTMDWPSYQAATAEPKAQQQFDLHLLGWAPGSLDAPTQFQMFQRSQWPPNGLATSFYTNPKVETLIAKGNRELDTEKRNTMYCDAQKLIWDDAPWLFLWSQTLVLAHSSDVTGISYIPNEKFDTIYAKPAK